From the Argopecten irradians isolate NY chromosome 13, Ai_NY, whole genome shotgun sequence genome, one window contains:
- the LOC138306404 gene encoding uncharacterized protein, which translates to MVEHNLTTDGIQKSFGEVMCPLGNIRKRRSPGSSISSYTKLLLSDSNNAHNFSNPVPVVIFDSACMSCTLPGGRIVCKQRNDICVTTDQCYPLESKMCHQKTHGRKDNDDKDQQDSKLWIIGAVLGGVALLFIVIIVLYKTFVKKKMAVGEQYIEEPYPDLNRYNNPPASTHFQK; encoded by the exons ATGGTAGAACATAATTTAACTACAGACGGGATTCAGAAGTCCTTTGGTGAAGTGATGTGTCCCCTTGGTAACATAAGGAAGAGACGATCTCCAGGGTCCTCGATATCCAGCTATACGAAACTTTTACTGTCCGATTCCAACAACGCACACAACTTCAGCAATCCTGTGCCAGTGGTAATCTTCGATTCTGCATGTATGTCGTGCACTCTACCTGGAGGACGGATTGTCTGCAAACAAAGG AACGACATATGTGTCACAACTGACCAGTGTTATCCTTTGGAATCGAAAATGTGTCATCAGAAGACCCATGGACGTAAGGATAACGATGATAAGGACCAACAGGATTCTAAGTTATGGATTATTGGGGCTGTCCTCGGAGGCGTGGCTCTCCTTTTCATAGTTATCATCGTTCTTTATAAAACTTTCGTCAAGAAAAA GATGGCTGTTGGTGAACAATATATAGAGGAACCGTACCCTGACCTTAACAGGTACAACAACCCACCAGCGTCTACCCATTTCCAGAAGTGA